From one Streptomyces sp. CA-210063 genomic stretch:
- a CDS encoding DUF4129 domain-containing protein: MSWRSADEPPITLPRDPAREAAQRELSKGMYHENDPSWYERAIDAFWDWLDKLFGAASAATPGGTLGLVVIVLAVLALLGALWWRLGTPRRAPVSSAVLFDDRPRSAAEHRAAAEAQAAQGHWNQAVQERMRAVVRSLEERALLDARPGRTADEAASEAGRVLPAHADRLRAAARDFDDVTYGGRSAAEGTYRRLAALDDDLERTKPALASSTASTANTAHSTRRGAAE, from the coding sequence ATGTCCTGGCGCTCGGCGGACGAGCCACCCATCACCCTCCCGCGCGACCCCGCGCGAGAGGCGGCACAGCGCGAGCTGTCCAAGGGCATGTACCACGAGAACGACCCCAGTTGGTACGAGCGCGCCATCGACGCCTTCTGGGACTGGCTCGACAAACTGTTCGGCGCCGCCTCCGCAGCCACCCCCGGCGGCACACTCGGCCTCGTCGTCATCGTCCTGGCCGTCCTGGCCCTCCTCGGAGCCCTGTGGTGGCGCCTCGGCACCCCTCGCCGCGCCCCTGTCTCGTCAGCTGTGCTCTTCGACGACCGCCCCCGCAGCGCCGCCGAACACCGCGCGGCCGCCGAGGCGCAGGCCGCCCAGGGCCACTGGAACCAGGCCGTCCAGGAACGCATGCGTGCCGTCGTCCGCTCCCTGGAGGAGCGCGCCCTGCTCGACGCCCGCCCCGGCCGCACCGCCGACGAGGCGGCCTCCGAAGCCGGCCGGGTCCTCCCCGCCCACGCGGACCGACTGCGCGCCGCCGCCCGGGACTTCGACGACGTCACATACGGCGGCCGGTCCGCGGCCGAAGGAACGTACCGCCGGCTCGCCGCCCTCGACGACGACCTGGAGCGCACCAAGCCCGCCCTGGCGAGCAGCACCGCCAGCACCGCGAACACGGCCCACAGCACGCGCCGGGGAGCCGCCGAATGA
- a CDS encoding glycerophosphoryl diester phosphodiesterase membrane domain-containing protein, protein MKDTPGWASPGSAPSGGQEPDQQGSAQPADQSGADQAQSPSKWSKEQPPPAQWTAPSPQGPGQTPPPPPPVPGWGGHPGAPQPGTQHPGPGGYGPPGGHPGYGAPGPGYGAPGWGGGWGGPPPAAKPGVIPLRPLGIGEILDGAVSTMRTHWRTVLGISLTVAVITQIAAILLQGLVLNDTANSDVLSDPTATPDELGRALGDTLLTTSAVLVISLLGTIIATALLTTVTSRAVLGKPVTTAEAWRDARPQLLRLGGLTLLLLLIAGLIMTVGVLPGILVAAGGSAGAGVLLALVGGIGAFALTVWLMIRFSLASPALMLEKQGVAKSMNRSVKLVRGSWWRVLGIQLLAAIIAYVVASIVVIPFSVVAALLDGNGISDFIASGGANIGWTYLVISGVGAVIGSTVTFPISAGVTVLLYIDQRIRREALDLELGRAAGVQGYGGDTPAATPGS, encoded by the coding sequence ATGAAGGACACTCCGGGCTGGGCCTCGCCCGGATCCGCCCCCTCGGGCGGCCAGGAGCCGGACCAGCAGGGCTCCGCGCAGCCGGCTGACCAGAGCGGCGCGGACCAGGCACAATCGCCGTCCAAGTGGTCCAAGGAGCAGCCGCCGCCCGCCCAGTGGACCGCTCCGAGCCCGCAGGGCCCCGGCCAGACCCCGCCACCACCACCGCCCGTCCCGGGCTGGGGCGGCCACCCCGGCGCGCCCCAGCCCGGCACCCAGCACCCCGGCCCCGGCGGCTACGGCCCGCCCGGCGGGCACCCCGGCTACGGCGCCCCTGGCCCGGGCTACGGCGCTCCCGGCTGGGGCGGCGGATGGGGAGGCCCCCCGCCCGCGGCCAAGCCCGGCGTGATCCCGCTGCGCCCGCTCGGCATCGGCGAGATCCTCGACGGCGCGGTCTCCACCATGCGCACGCACTGGCGCACGGTCCTGGGCATCTCCCTGACCGTCGCGGTCATCACCCAGATCGCGGCCATCCTGCTCCAGGGCCTCGTTCTCAACGACACCGCGAACTCGGACGTCCTCAGCGACCCGACCGCCACGCCCGACGAGCTGGGCCGCGCCCTCGGCGACACCCTGCTGACCACCTCCGCCGTCCTGGTGATCTCCCTGCTGGGCACCATCATCGCGACGGCCCTGCTCACGACCGTCACCAGCCGAGCCGTCCTCGGCAAGCCGGTGACCACCGCCGAAGCCTGGCGGGACGCCCGCCCGCAACTCCTCAGGCTGGGCGGCCTGACCCTCCTGCTGCTCCTCATCGCCGGCCTGATCATGACCGTGGGCGTCCTGCCCGGCATCCTCGTCGCCGCAGGGGGCTCGGCCGGCGCCGGCGTCCTCCTCGCCCTCGTCGGCGGGATCGGTGCCTTCGCCCTCACCGTCTGGCTGATGATCCGCTTCTCGCTCGCCTCGCCCGCGCTGATGCTGGAGAAGCAGGGCGTGGCGAAGTCGATGAACCGCTCCGTCAAGCTGGTGCGCGGCTCCTGGTGGCGGGTCCTCGGCATCCAACTGCTCGCCGCGATCATCGCCTACGTCGTCGCGTCGATCGTCGTGATCCCCTTCTCCGTCGTGGCCGCTCTCCTGGACGGCAACGGCATCTCCGACTTCATCGCCTCCGGCGGCGCGAACATCGGCTGGACGTACCTCGTCATCAGCGGCGTCGGCGCGGTCATCGGATCCACGGTCACCTTCCCGATCAGCGCCGGCGTCACCGTGCTCCTCTACATCGACCAGCGCATCCGCCGCGAGGCCCTCGACCTCGAACTGGGCCGCGCCGCCGGTGTCCAGGGCTACGGCGGCGACACCCCCGCCGCCACCCCGGGGAGCTGA
- a CDS encoding DUF58 domain-containing protein, producing the protein MAPTGRAALLAALGTLPVGIWEPSWTGILAVNASLALACACDYALAAPVRRLGLTRSGDTSARLGETADVTLTVTNSSNRPLRAQLRDAWPPSSWLPGTEVAASRHRLTVPPGERRRVTTRLRPTRRGDRQADKVTIRSYGPLGLFARQGSHKVPWTVRVLPPFTSRKHLPSKLARLRELDGRTSLLTRGEGTEFDSLREYIPGDDTRSIDWRATARQSSVAVRTWRPERDRHILLVLDTGRTSAGRVGDAPRLDASMDAALLLAALASRAGDRVDLLAYDRHVRALVQGRTAGDVLPSLVNAMAPLEPELVETDARGLTATALRTASRRALIVLLTTLDAAPVEQGLLPVLSRLTQRHTLLVASVADPHIARMAGSRGTTEAVYEAAAAAQAQTDRHRTAEQLRRHGVTVVDATPENLAPALADAYLALKAAGRL; encoded by the coding sequence ATGGCCCCCACCGGACGCGCCGCACTCCTCGCGGCCCTCGGCACTCTCCCCGTGGGCATCTGGGAACCCAGCTGGACGGGCATCCTCGCCGTGAACGCATCCCTGGCCCTGGCATGCGCCTGCGACTACGCCCTCGCCGCCCCAGTGCGCCGACTGGGCCTCACACGCTCCGGCGACACCTCCGCACGCCTGGGCGAAACCGCGGACGTCACCCTCACGGTCACCAACTCCTCCAACCGCCCCCTGCGCGCCCAGCTCCGCGACGCCTGGCCCCCCAGCAGCTGGCTCCCCGGCACCGAAGTGGCCGCCTCCCGCCACCGCCTCACGGTCCCCCCAGGCGAACGCCGCCGCGTCACCACACGCCTGCGCCCCACCCGCCGAGGCGACCGCCAAGCGGACAAGGTCACGATCCGCTCGTACGGCCCCCTCGGCCTCTTCGCCCGCCAGGGCAGCCACAAGGTCCCCTGGACCGTACGGGTCCTCCCGCCGTTCACCAGTCGCAAACACCTGCCCTCCAAGCTGGCCCGCCTGCGCGAACTCGACGGCCGCACCAGCCTCCTGACCCGAGGCGAGGGCACGGAGTTCGACAGCCTCCGCGAATACATCCCCGGCGACGACACCCGTTCCATCGACTGGCGCGCCACGGCCCGCCAGTCCTCGGTGGCGGTACGCACCTGGCGCCCCGAACGCGATCGCCACATCCTCCTCGTCCTGGACACCGGCCGAACCTCCGCAGGCCGCGTGGGCGACGCCCCCCGCCTCGACGCTTCCATGGACGCGGCCCTCCTCCTGGCCGCGCTCGCCTCCCGAGCCGGCGACCGTGTGGACCTCCTGGCCTACGACCGCCACGTACGAGCCCTCGTCCAGGGCCGCACGGCCGGCGACGTACTCCCATCCCTGGTCAACGCGATGGCCCCCCTCGAACCCGAGCTCGTCGAAACGGACGCCCGCGGCCTCACGGCCACCGCACTCCGTACGGCATCCCGCCGCGCCCTCATCGTTCTCCTCACGACCCTCGACGCGGCCCCCGTCGAACAGGGCCTCCTCCCGGTGCTGTCCCGCCTCACCCAACGCCATACGCTTCTGGTGGCCTCGGTCGCCGACCCGCACATCGCCCGCATGGCCGGCTCACGAGGCACCACAGAGGCCGTCTACGAGGCCGCAGCGGCCGCGCAGGCCCAAACAGACCGCCACCGCACCGCCGAACAACTCCGCCGCCACGGCGTCACAGTCGTCGACGCGACCCCGGAGAACCTGGCGCCGGCCCTGGCTGATGCCTATCTGGCGCTGAAGGCAGCAGGTCGCCTCTGA
- the mtrB gene encoding MtrAB system histidine kinase MtrB, whose amino-acid sequence MSGDSAASAPGQPGTRAERPVGRKSSGSRWGRLLDGGLLQGGVQGSPVLRLFMRWVRRPLLPVMRLWRRNIQLRIVVTTLLMSLSVVLLLGFVVIGQVRNGLLDAKVKASQSQATGGFTVAEQKADSEASAAGNDSAEPDGDQVQNVVEWMTNLVNSLSSGGQGAFDVVTLSPASADGDTGGLGPRVSGGVKWDLSVPVELRERVDDGTSAVQSYTRIYYDNGQEPQPGLIIGKQVSDPNSEPYQLYYLFPLTQEEKSLDLVKGTLATAGLFVVVLLGAIAWLVVRQVVTPVRMAAGIAERLSAGRLQERMKVSGEDDIARLGEAFNKMAQNLQLKIQQLEDLSRMQRRFVSDVSHELRTPLTTVRMAADVIHDARVDFDPVTARSAELLADQLDRFESLLADLLEISRFDAGAAALEAEPIDLREVVRKVVSGAEPLAERKGTRIRVLGDQQPVVAEADARRVERVLRNLVVNAVEHGEGKDVVVKLAAAGGAVAVAVRDYGVGLKPGEATRVFSRFWRADPARARTTGGTGLGLSIALEDARLHGGWLQAWGEPGGGSQFRLTLPRTADEPLRGSPIPLEPKDSRRTRGLNDAGLPLGGSGKLATVPVQAGERGAARAAIGPRPGAGQVPTADPTALPGSGARVVPRPGTPPTTPSPASPARRSDDAGQAEERPSESGVERQHEQGEAFRGR is encoded by the coding sequence ATGTCCGGTGACAGTGCCGCTTCGGCGCCCGGCCAGCCGGGGACCCGCGCGGAGCGGCCTGTCGGCCGGAAGTCGTCGGGTTCCCGTTGGGGGCGTCTCCTCGACGGCGGGTTGCTGCAGGGCGGAGTCCAGGGCAGCCCGGTCCTGAGGCTGTTCATGCGCTGGGTGCGCCGTCCGCTGCTGCCCGTGATGCGGCTGTGGCGGCGCAACATCCAGCTCAGGATCGTCGTGACGACCCTGCTGATGTCGCTCAGCGTCGTACTGCTGCTGGGCTTCGTCGTCATCGGGCAGGTCCGTAACGGACTGCTGGACGCCAAGGTCAAGGCCTCGCAGAGCCAGGCCACCGGCGGCTTCACGGTCGCCGAGCAGAAGGCCGACAGTGAGGCGAGCGCGGCAGGGAACGACAGCGCGGAGCCGGACGGCGACCAGGTGCAGAACGTCGTCGAGTGGATGACCAACCTGGTGAATTCGCTGTCCAGTGGTGGCCAGGGCGCGTTCGACGTCGTGACCCTCAGCCCCGCCTCCGCCGACGGTGACACCGGGGGGCTCGGCCCGCGTGTCTCCGGGGGCGTGAAATGGGACCTCAGCGTGCCCGTGGAGCTGCGCGAGCGGGTCGACGACGGCACCAGTGCCGTCCAGAGCTACACGCGGATCTACTACGACAACGGGCAGGAGCCCCAGCCGGGGCTGATCATCGGCAAGCAGGTCAGCGACCCCAACAGTGAGCCGTACCAGCTGTACTACCTCTTCCCGCTCACTCAGGAGGAGAAGTCCCTCGATCTGGTCAAGGGGACGCTGGCGACGGCGGGGCTGTTCGTGGTCGTGCTGCTCGGGGCCATCGCCTGGCTCGTGGTGCGGCAGGTCGTCACGCCCGTGCGGATGGCGGCCGGGATCGCCGAGCGGCTGTCCGCCGGACGCCTCCAGGAACGTATGAAGGTCAGCGGCGAGGACGACATCGCGCGGCTCGGCGAGGCCTTCAACAAGATGGCGCAGAATCTGCAGCTGAAGATCCAGCAGCTGGAGGACCTGTCGCGGATGCAGCGGCGGTTCGTCTCCGATGTGTCGCACGAGTTGCGTACGCCGTTGACGACGGTACGGATGGCGGCGGACGTCATCCATGACGCGCGCGTGGACTTCGACCCGGTGACCGCGCGGTCGGCCGAGCTGCTCGCCGACCAGCTGGACCGGTTCGAGTCGCTGCTCGCGGACCTGCTGGAGATCAGCCGGTTCGACGCGGGCGCGGCGGCACTGGAGGCCGAGCCGATAGACCTGCGCGAGGTCGTGCGGAAGGTCGTCAGCGGGGCCGAGCCGCTCGCGGAGCGCAAGGGGACGCGGATACGGGTCCTGGGGGACCAGCAGCCCGTCGTCGCCGAGGCCGACGCCCGGCGTGTGGAGCGAGTGCTGCGCAACCTCGTGGTGAACGCGGTCGAGCACGGTGAGGGCAAGGACGTGGTGGTCAAGCTGGCGGCGGCGGGCGGCGCGGTCGCGGTCGCGGTGCGCGACTACGGCGTCGGGCTCAAGCCGGGCGAGGCGACGCGGGTGTTCAGCCGTTTCTGGCGGGCCGACCCGGCACGCGCGCGTACCACCGGTGGTACGGGACTGGGGCTCTCCATCGCCCTGGAGGACGCCCGGCTGCACGGCGGCTGGTTGCAGGCGTGGGGTGAGCCGGGCGGCGGTTCGCAGTTCCGGCTCACTCTGCCGCGGACGGCGGACGAGCCGCTGCGGGGGTCCCCGATACCCCTGGAACCGAAGGACTCACGGCGAACCCGTGGGCTGAACGACGCCGGTCTGCCGCTCGGCGGCAGCGGCAAGCTCGCCACGGTGCCGGTCCAAGCCGGTGAGCGGGGGGCCGCGCGGGCGGCCATAGGGCCCCGGCCGGGCGCCGGGCAGGTGCCCACGGCCGACCCTACGGCGCTCCCCGGCAGCGGCGCGCGTGTGGTGCCCCGGCCGGGCACGCCGCCCACGACACCGTCTCCGGCCTCGCCGGCGCGGCGGTCGGACGACGCGGGGCAGGCCGAGGAGAGGCCGTCGGAGAGCGGCGTGGAGCGGCAGCACGAGCAGGGGGAGGCATTCCGTGGGCGCTGA
- the mtrA gene encoding two-component system response regulator MtrA, with amino-acid sequence MMAFMKGRVLVVDDDTALAEMLGIVLRGEGFEPSFVADGDKALAAFREAKPDLVLLDLMLPGRDGIEVCRLIRAESGVPIVMLTAKSDTVDVVVGLESGADDYIVKPFKPKELVARIRARLRRSEEPAPEQLAIGDLVIDVAGHSVKREGQSIALTPLEFDLLVALARKPWQVFTREVLLEQVWGYRHAADTRLVNVHVQRLRSKVEKDPERPEIVVTVRGVGYKAGPS; translated from the coding sequence ATGATGGCATTCATGAAGGGACGAGTCCTTGTCGTCGACGACGACACCGCACTGGCCGAGATGCTCGGCATTGTGTTGCGTGGTGAAGGTTTTGAGCCGTCTTTCGTAGCCGACGGCGACAAGGCGCTGGCCGCGTTCCGTGAGGCCAAACCGGATCTGGTGCTGCTGGATCTGATGCTGCCGGGCCGGGACGGGATCGAGGTGTGCCGTCTGATCAGGGCGGAGTCCGGGGTGCCGATCGTGATGCTCACGGCGAAGAGCGACACCGTGGATGTGGTGGTCGGCCTGGAGTCGGGCGCGGACGACTACATCGTGAAGCCGTTCAAGCCGAAGGAGCTGGTGGCCCGGATCCGGGCCAGGCTGAGGAGGTCGGAGGAGCCGGCGCCGGAGCAGCTCGCCATAGGTGACCTGGTCATCGATGTGGCCGGGCACTCCGTGAAGCGGGAGGGGCAGTCGATCGCGCTGACGCCTCTGGAGTTCGACCTGCTGGTCGCGTTGGCGCGGAAGCCGTGGCAGGTGTTCACCCGGGAGGTCCTGCTGGAGCAGGTCTGGGGGTACCGCCACGCGGCGGACACCCGTCTGGTGAACGTCCATGTGCAGCGGCTGCGCTCCAAGGTCGAGAAGGACCCGGAGCGGCCGGAGATCGTGGTGACCGTCCGTGGCGTCGGATACAAGGCAGGGCCCAGCTGA
- the mtnA gene encoding S-methyl-5-thioribose-1-phosphate isomerase translates to MADQYARSGDDTRPTEIPAIRWDEPPEGPVLVLLDQTRLPAEEVELVCTDAPALVEAIRSLAVRGAPLLGIAGAYGVALAAARGFDVEDAAQALEGARPTAVNLAVGVRRARAAYRAELGRTSDQEQAAEAALAAARALHREDAEASSRMAAHGLALLDELLPGGGHRVLTHCNTGALVSGGEGTAFAVALAAHRSGRLRRLWVDETRPLLQGSRLTAYEAARSGMAYTLLTDNAAGSLFAAGEVDAVLVGADRIAADGSVANKVGTYPLAVLARYHHVPFIVVAPVTTVDPDTPDGASIEVEQRAGHEVTEITAPQVPVAGAEAGGGIAVAPLGTQAYNPAFDVTPPELVTAIVTEEGAVSPVTADALAELCDRSRQVTI, encoded by the coding sequence ATGGCTGATCAGTACGCGCGATCCGGCGACGACACCAGGCCGACCGAGATACCCGCGATCCGTTGGGACGAGCCACCTGAAGGCCCCGTCCTGGTCCTCCTGGACCAGACGAGGCTGCCGGCCGAGGAGGTCGAGCTGGTGTGCACGGACGCGCCCGCGCTGGTGGAGGCGATCCGTTCGCTCGCTGTGCGCGGGGCGCCGCTGCTGGGCATCGCCGGGGCATACGGCGTCGCGCTCGCCGCCGCCCGGGGGTTCGACGTGGAGGACGCCGCCCAGGCGCTCGAGGGTGCCCGGCCCACCGCGGTGAACCTCGCCGTCGGTGTGCGCCGGGCGCGGGCCGCCTACCGGGCAGAGCTCGGCCGGACGAGCGACCAGGAGCAGGCCGCCGAGGCGGCGCTCGCCGCGGCGCGGGCGCTGCACCGGGAGGACGCCGAGGCGAGTTCCCGCATGGCCGCGCACGGGCTGGCGCTGCTCGACGAGCTGCTGCCGGGCGGCGGGCACCGGGTGCTCACGCACTGCAACACCGGTGCGCTGGTGTCGGGTGGTGAGGGCACGGCGTTCGCGGTGGCGCTCGCCGCGCACCGGTCGGGGCGGCTGCGTCGGCTGTGGGTGGACGAGACGCGGCCGTTGCTGCAGGGTTCCCGGCTGACCGCTTATGAGGCGGCGCGCAGCGGAATGGCGTACACCTTGCTCACGGACAATGCCGCGGGTTCGCTCTTCGCGGCGGGGGAGGTGGACGCGGTGCTGGTCGGGGCCGACCGGATCGCCGCCGACGGATCGGTGGCGAACAAGGTCGGGACCTATCCGCTCGCGGTGCTTGCCCGGTATCACCATGTGCCGTTCATCGTGGTGGCGCCGGTGACGACGGTGGATCCGGACACCCCGGACGGGGCGTCCATCGAGGTGGAACAGCGCGCGGGTCATGAGGTGACCGAGATCACGGCACCTCAGGTGCCGGTGGCGGGAGCAGAGGCGGGAGGCGGGATCGCGGTGGCACCCCTGGGGACCCAGGCGTACAACCCGGCGTTCGACGTGACACCGCCGGAGCTGGTGACGGCGATCGTCACCGAGGAAGGGGCTGTGTCGCCCGTGACCGCCGATGCGCTTGCCGAGCTGTGTGACAGGTCACGCCAGGTAACGATTTAG
- a CDS encoding AAA family ATPase: protein MDPTTDNAGTTGDPGAARASLEALRAEIAKAVVGQDPAVTGLVVALLCRGHVLLEGVPGVAKTLLVRALASALELDTKRVQFTPDLMPSDVTGSLVYDTRSAEFSFQPGPVFTNLLLADEINRTPPKTQSSLLEAMEERQVTVDGTPRPLPDPFLVAATQNPVEYEGTYPLPEAQLDRFLLKLTVPLPSREDEINVLTRHAEGFNPRDLRAAGVRPVANAADLEAARAAVAKTTISPEITAYVVDICRATRESPSLTLGVSPRGATALLAASRAWAWLTGRDYVIPDDVKALALPTLRHRVQLRPEAEMEGVTADSVINAILAHLPVPR from the coding sequence ATGGACCCGACCACTGACAACGCCGGGACCACCGGGGACCCGGGTGCCGCCCGAGCCTCCCTGGAGGCCCTGCGCGCCGAGATCGCCAAAGCCGTGGTCGGCCAGGACCCCGCCGTGACCGGCCTCGTCGTCGCCCTCCTCTGCCGCGGACACGTCCTACTTGAAGGAGTCCCTGGAGTAGCCAAAACGTTGCTCGTCCGCGCCCTCGCGTCCGCACTGGAACTGGACACCAAGCGCGTCCAGTTCACCCCGGACCTCATGCCGAGCGACGTCACCGGCTCCCTCGTCTACGACACCCGCAGCGCCGAGTTCTCCTTCCAGCCCGGCCCGGTCTTCACCAACCTGCTCCTCGCCGACGAGATCAACCGCACCCCGCCGAAGACCCAGTCCTCCTTGCTGGAGGCCATGGAGGAGCGCCAGGTCACGGTCGACGGCACCCCACGCCCGCTCCCGGACCCGTTCCTGGTCGCCGCGACCCAGAACCCGGTCGAGTACGAGGGCACGTATCCCCTCCCCGAAGCCCAGCTGGACCGTTTCCTCCTCAAACTGACGGTCCCACTCCCGTCCCGTGAGGACGAGATCAACGTCCTCACCCGCCACGCAGAGGGCTTCAACCCGCGCGACCTGCGCGCCGCCGGCGTACGCCCCGTCGCGAACGCGGCCGACCTCGAAGCGGCCCGCGCCGCCGTGGCCAAGACGACGATCTCCCCCGAGATCACCGCCTACGTGGTGGACATCTGCCGCGCCACCCGCGAGTCCCCGTCCCTCACCCTCGGCGTCTCCCCCCGAGGCGCCACAGCCCTCCTCGCGGCCTCCCGCGCCTGGGCCTGGCTGACGGGCCGCGACTACGTCATCCCCGACGATGTCAAGGCACTCGCCCTTCCGACCCTCCGCCATCGCGTCCAGCTCCGCCCGGAGGCCGAGATGGAAGGCGTGACGGCCGACTCGGTCATCAACGCGATCCTCGCCCACCTCCCCGTCCCCCGCTGA
- a CDS encoding DUF4350 domain-containing protein codes for MTTEATLPSTSVSPTARQVWTRARGVVLAAVILLAAAVVIAVIQSGAEHGRLDPRSADTNGSRAVAELLTDRDVSTRLVTTLDEASAAAGPDTTLLIAVPDLLTDSQQSRLRTATEASGGRTVLVAPGSPSVSTLAPGVTADPVLSFDSTLAPRCDLPAARRAGSADTGGIRYHVTARTADTCYSDEGLPTLVRVPAAEGDGDTVVLGAPDVLYNSSLDEQGNASLALQLLGSRSHVVWYLPSLSDDSASDADSRSFFDLLPSGWIWGTAQLFVAGALAALWRARRLGPLVPEKLPVAIRASETVEGRARLYRKANARDRAAAALRSTTRTRLAPLVGVPVSRAHTPEALLPALSSHLHGDGQSLHALLFGPPPSDDTALIALTDQLDALEREVRRS; via the coding sequence ATGACCACCGAGGCCACGCTCCCGTCCACCTCGGTCTCGCCCACCGCCCGCCAGGTGTGGACCCGCGCACGCGGTGTCGTGCTCGCGGCCGTGATCCTCCTGGCGGCGGCCGTCGTGATCGCCGTGATCCAGTCGGGCGCGGAGCACGGCCGCCTCGACCCGCGCTCCGCCGACACCAACGGCAGCCGCGCCGTCGCCGAACTCCTCACCGACCGGGACGTGTCCACCCGGCTCGTCACCACCCTCGACGAGGCGAGCGCCGCCGCGGGCCCCGACACCACACTCCTGATCGCTGTCCCCGACCTGCTGACCGATTCCCAGCAGAGCCGCCTGCGCACGGCGACCGAGGCCTCCGGCGGCCGCACGGTCCTCGTCGCCCCCGGCTCCCCGTCCGTCAGCACCCTCGCCCCCGGGGTCACCGCCGACCCCGTCCTCAGCTTCGACTCCACCCTCGCCCCCCGCTGCGACCTGCCCGCCGCCCGCCGCGCGGGCAGCGCCGACACCGGCGGCATCCGCTACCACGTCACAGCCCGCACGGCCGACACCTGCTACTCCGACGAGGGCCTGCCCACCCTGGTGCGCGTCCCGGCGGCAGAGGGGGACGGCGACACCGTCGTACTCGGCGCCCCCGACGTCCTCTACAACAGCAGCCTCGACGAGCAGGGCAACGCCTCCCTCGCCCTCCAACTCCTCGGCTCGCGCTCCCATGTGGTCTGGTACCTCCCCTCGCTCTCCGACGACTCGGCCTCCGACGCCGACAGCCGCAGCTTCTTCGACCTGCTCCCCTCGGGCTGGATCTGGGGCACCGCGCAGCTCTTCGTCGCCGGGGCCCTGGCCGCCCTCTGGCGGGCACGCCGACTCGGCCCCCTGGTGCCCGAGAAACTCCCCGTCGCGATCCGCGCCTCCGAAACCGTCGAAGGCCGCGCCCGCCTCTACCGCAAGGCCAACGCCCGCGACCGCGCGGCCGCCGCTCTTCGCTCCACCACCCGCACGCGCCTCGCCCCCCTCGTAGGTGTCCCCGTCTCCCGGGCACACACGCCCGAGGCCCTGCTCCCCGCCCTGTCCTCACACCTCCACGGCGACGGACAGTCCCTGCACGCCCTCCTCTTCGGCCCGCCGCCCAGCGACGACACCGCCCTCATCGCCCTCACCGACCAACTCGACGCCCTCGAAAGAGAGGTACGCCGTTCATGA